From one Mycobacterium colombiense CECT 3035 genomic stretch:
- a CDS encoding class I SAM-dependent methyltransferase codes for MTSSTDAVPTPHATAEQVEAARHDSKLAQVLYHDWEAETYDDKWSISYDQRCIDYARGRFDAIVPDEVLRELPYDRALELGCGTGFFLLNLIQSGVARRGSVTDLSPGMVKVATRNGQSLGLDIDGRVADAEGIPYEDNTFDLVVGHAVLHHIPDVELSLREVIRVLRPGGRFVFAGEPTSAGDVYARELSTLTWRIATNVTKLPGLGSWRRPQAELDESSRAAALEAIVDLHTFTPGDLERMATNAGATEVRTVSEEFTAAMFGWPVRTFEASVPPGRLGWGWAKFAFNGWKTLSWVDANVWRRVVPKGWFYNVMVTGVKPS; via the coding sequence ATGACCAGTTCGACCGACGCCGTTCCGACGCCCCACGCGACCGCCGAGCAGGTGGAAGCCGCCCGGCACGACAGCAAGCTGGCCCAGGTGCTCTACCACGACTGGGAGGCCGAGACTTACGACGACAAGTGGTCGATCTCCTATGACCAGCGCTGCATCGACTACGCCCGCGGCCGCTTCGACGCGATCGTGCCCGACGAGGTGCTGCGCGAGCTGCCCTACGACCGCGCCCTCGAATTGGGTTGCGGCACCGGGTTTTTCCTGCTCAATTTGATCCAGTCCGGGGTCGCCCGGCGCGGCTCGGTGACCGACCTGTCGCCGGGCATGGTCAAGGTCGCCACCCGCAACGGCCAGTCGCTGGGCCTCGACATCGACGGACGCGTCGCCGACGCCGAGGGCATCCCGTACGAGGACAACACCTTTGACCTGGTCGTCGGCCACGCGGTGCTGCACCACATCCCCGACGTGGAGCTGTCGCTGCGTGAGGTGATCCGGGTGCTGCGGCCGGGCGGCCGGTTCGTCTTCGCCGGCGAGCCGACCAGCGCCGGCGACGTCTACGCCCGCGAGCTGTCCACCCTGACCTGGCGGATCGCCACCAACGTGACCAAGCTGCCCGGCCTGGGTAGCTGGCGGCGCCCGCAGGCCGAGCTGGACGAATCCTCAAGGGCCGCCGCGCTGGAGGCCATCGTCGACCTGCACACCTTCACCCCGGGTGACCTGGAGCGGATGGCCACCAACGCCGGCGCCACCGAGGTGCGGACCGTCAGCGAGGAGTTCACCGCCGCGATGTTCGGCTGGCCGGTGCGCACCTTCGAGGCGTCGGTGCCGCCCGGGCGGCTGGGCTGGGGCTGGGCGAAATTCGCCTTCAACGGCTGGAAGACGCTGAGCTGGGTGGACGCCAACGTGTGGCGCCGCGTGGTCCCGAAGGGCTGGTTCTACAACGTGATGGTGACCGGGGTCAAACCCTCCTGA
- a CDS encoding NUDIX hydrolase — translation MTSPDEIPLVARPAATVMLVRDDPSGLAVFLMRRHAKMEFAAGTVVFPGGGVDDRDRNADIAWAGPPPQWWAQRFGIEPDLAEALVCAAARETFEESGVLFAGPAGQGLSAPDSIVGDASVYGDARRALAERSLSFADFLRQENLVLRSDLLRPWANWVTPEAERTRRYDTYFFVGALPRGQRADGENTESDLAGWMTPRAAIDEFEAGRCFLLPPTWTQLDSLAGRTVAEVLAVERQIVPVQPRLEIQGDNWVFEFFDSDRYHRAREAGGLGWRH, via the coding sequence ATGACGTCACCCGACGAAATCCCGCTGGTCGCACGGCCGGCCGCGACCGTAATGCTGGTCCGCGACGACCCGAGCGGGTTAGCCGTCTTCCTGATGCGCAGGCACGCCAAGATGGAGTTCGCCGCGGGCACCGTCGTGTTCCCCGGCGGCGGCGTCGACGACCGCGACCGCAACGCCGACATCGCGTGGGCCGGCCCGCCGCCGCAGTGGTGGGCGCAGCGGTTCGGCATCGAACCCGACCTGGCCGAGGCTTTGGTCTGCGCGGCGGCCCGCGAGACGTTCGAGGAGTCGGGGGTGCTGTTCGCCGGGCCTGCCGGCCAGGGCCTTTCGGCACCGGACAGTATCGTCGGCGACGCCTCGGTGTACGGCGATGCCCGCCGGGCGCTGGCCGAGCGGTCGCTGTCCTTCGCGGACTTTCTGCGCCAGGAAAACCTGGTGCTGCGGTCGGATCTGCTGCGGCCGTGGGCCAACTGGGTGACCCCGGAGGCCGAGCGCACCCGCCGCTACGACACCTATTTCTTCGTGGGCGCGCTGCCGCGGGGCCAGCGCGCCGACGGCGAGAACACCGAATCCGACCTCGCCGGCTGGATGACACCCCGCGCGGCCATCGACGAGTTCGAGGCCGGCCGTTGCTTCCTGCTGCCACCGACATGGACGCAGCTGGACTCGCTGGCCGGGCGGACCGTGGCCGAGGTGCTGGCCGTCGAGCGCCAGATCGTGCCGGTGCAGCCGCGCCTGGAGATACAGGGCGACAACTGGGTGTTCGAATTCTTCGATTCCGACCGCTACCACCGGGCGCGGGAAGCGGGCGGCCTGGGATGGCGGCATTGA
- a CDS encoding enoyl-CoA hydratase, with product MSEFVSVVVSDGTRDAGLAMLLLSRPPTNAMTRQVYREVIAAADELGRRDDVAVVILFGGHQIFSAGDDMPELRTLRGPEAESVARVRQEAVDAVAAIPKPTVAAITGYALGAGLTLALAADWRISGDNVKFGATEILAGLVPGADAMARLTRVAGASKAKELVFSGRFFDAEEALALGLIDDMVAPDDVYDAAAGWARRFLDGPRHALAAAKAGINEVFDLEPTERLAAGRRRYVEVFTAGQGGADRTDPGGR from the coding sequence TTGAGCGAGTTCGTCAGCGTCGTGGTCAGCGACGGCACGCGGGACGCCGGGCTGGCCATGCTGCTGCTGTCGCGCCCGCCGACCAACGCGATGACCCGCCAGGTCTACCGGGAGGTGATCGCGGCGGCCGACGAATTGGGCCGGCGCGACGACGTCGCCGTGGTGATCCTGTTCGGCGGCCACCAGATCTTCTCCGCGGGTGACGACATGCCCGAGCTGCGGACGCTGCGCGGTCCCGAGGCCGAGAGCGTCGCGCGGGTGCGGCAGGAGGCCGTCGACGCCGTGGCCGCGATCCCCAAGCCGACCGTCGCCGCGATCACCGGCTACGCGCTGGGCGCCGGGCTCACTCTGGCCCTGGCCGCCGACTGGCGGATCAGCGGGGACAACGTGAAGTTCGGCGCGACCGAAATCCTGGCCGGCCTGGTGCCCGGCGCCGACGCGATGGCCCGCCTGACCCGGGTGGCCGGCGCCAGCAAGGCCAAGGAGCTGGTGTTCAGCGGGCGCTTCTTCGACGCCGAGGAGGCCCTGGCGCTGGGCCTCATCGACGACATGGTGGCCCCCGACGACGTGTACGACGCCGCCGCCGGGTGGGCGCGCCGTTTCCTCGACGGGCCGCGGCACGCGCTGGCCGCCGCCAAGGCCGGGATCAACGAGGTTTTCGACCTGGAGCCCACCGAGCGGCTCGCCGCCGGCCGCCGCCGCTACGTCGAGGTGTTCACCGCTGGTCAGGGCGGTGCCGATCGGACGGATCCCGGCGGCCGTTAG
- a CDS encoding THUMP-like domain-containing protein: MVLQRDGDRGQTLLSRGLRFTTDDVGYLRSRAGAAALETVAELELTDATLVADVATARAHFGDRAAVLVETVLLRRRALEKLGALGVSGWLFTDEALQQATAAPVALHRAERLAGDGGVVVVHDATCSIGTELAALSARGIAAVGSDIDPVRLAMARHNVGEAAWICRADALRPVTRDAVLVVDPARRVEGRRRLRVDDYRPGLGALLDAYRGRQFVVKCAPGIDFDEVRRLGFDGEIEVTSYRGSVREACLWSAGLARPGVGRRANLLDRGEQLTDTDPDDCPVRPAGRWIVDPDGAVVRAGLVRHYGARHGLWQLDPDIAYLSGDRLPAADRGFEVLEQLVFDERRLRQALSALGCGSLEVLVRGVRVDPDALRKRMRLRGSRSLSVVIARIGARGAGRAMAFVCQPSR, from the coding sequence CTGGTTCTACAACGTGATGGTGACCGGGGTCAAACCCTCCTGAGCAGAGGGCTGCGGTTCACCACCGACGACGTCGGATACCTGCGGTCGCGCGCGGGGGCCGCGGCGCTGGAGACGGTCGCCGAGCTCGAACTGACCGACGCCACCCTGGTCGCCGACGTCGCCACGGCGCGCGCCCACTTCGGTGACCGGGCCGCGGTGCTGGTGGAGACGGTGCTGTTGCGCCGCCGCGCCCTGGAGAAGCTGGGCGCGCTTGGAGTCTCGGGTTGGCTGTTCACCGACGAGGCGCTGCAGCAGGCCACCGCGGCGCCGGTGGCGCTGCACCGGGCCGAACGGCTGGCCGGCGACGGCGGCGTCGTGGTCGTGCACGACGCGACCTGTTCGATCGGCACCGAGCTCGCCGCGCTGAGCGCCCGCGGGATCGCGGCGGTGGGCAGCGACATCGATCCGGTGCGGCTGGCGATGGCGCGGCACAACGTGGGGGAGGCGGCCTGGATCTGCCGCGCCGACGCGCTGCGCCCCGTCACCCGCGACGCCGTCCTCGTCGTCGATCCGGCCCGGCGCGTCGAGGGTCGGCGGCGGTTGCGCGTCGACGACTACCGGCCCGGCCTCGGCGCGCTGCTCGACGCCTACCGCGGCCGGCAATTCGTCGTAAAGTGCGCTCCCGGAATCGATTTCGATGAGGTGCGACGGCTGGGATTCGACGGGGAAATCGAGGTGACGTCCTATCGCGGCTCCGTCCGGGAAGCCTGCCTGTGGTCGGCCGGACTGGCGCGGCCCGGCGTGGGCCGGCGGGCGAACCTGCTGGACCGCGGTGAGCAGCTCACCGACACCGACCCCGACGACTGCCCGGTGCGGCCGGCCGGGCGCTGGATCGTCGACCCGGACGGTGCGGTGGTGCGGGCCGGGCTGGTGCGCCACTACGGCGCCCGGCACGGGCTGTGGCAGCTCGACCCCGACATCGCCTACCTCTCCGGCGATCGGCTGCCCGCGGCGGACCGCGGGTTCGAGGTGCTCGAACAGCTGGTCTTCGACGAGCGCCGGCTTCGCCAGGCGCTGTCGGCGCTGGGCTGCGGCTCGCTGGAGGTCCTGGTGCGCGGGGTCCGGGTGGACCCCGACGCGCTGCGCAAACGGATGCGGTTGCGCGGGAGCCGATCGCTGTCGGTGGTCATCGCCCGCATCGGCGCGCGCGGCGCCGGCCGGGCGATGGCCTTCGTTTGCCAACCCTCCCGATAG